The DNA segment AGAACGTCACTGACTGACTCCAGCAGCACGCATGCACCGTGCACGCCTGTCACTGGACGTTATGGTGGTGTGTCAAAAACGACCGCGCTGCCTGCCTAGAAAGCATTTCTGGGCGTCGTTCGTGCACTTGCAACGCTCCCGTTTGTTTTTGTGAGTCGTTTGCGCAGTCGGGACGCGTTCGTATCAGCTTTTCAAGCGTCCCAGACGCGCCCTCGCTGCCCAAATAGGCTGTGTAGGTCTAGGTAGTCGTTCAATGGGTTTTGAAACACAGCCTGCTACTGCACTTCGCTTTAACGCTTTTACATACATTTGGGGAAGTTAAAACACACTAATCAGAGGCGACACAAATTTGAAATGATATTGGCATCATCACAACGACAATAAACCCTTGCCGGTTAGGGATATACTGTCGCGATTTGTGAATCACTAAACCGATTCGATTCGCAGTGCAACCGACACCTTTAGAATTATGAACCAAGAACCGAAACATAACTTAGCTGATATGAATATAATCAAGTTTTCGGAATGTATATTATACTAATGAATATTTTTTGATGTTCTAAATTACTTTGTTGTGAGCTGAATCAATCgttcttttttaaacagttcttaaaataaactGATTTGAATGAACCGATTCGCGGACCTACGAGCACACTGTCAAAAACTACTTGACTTATATAGCAAGAGTTTCTCACGTTTGAAAGAGTCATTTGCGCACAATTGTGAAATGACTTTGCTGATGAGAGAAACCTGGACATTTAGGCTGAAACGGTTCGTGAAACTTTTGAATCGGATCTTTCGGAGAATAAGTTTGAATAAGTCACTCTGAGTCTGAACCGAGAACAGCATGTTTCACATATCCGGCGTTGTTATGTCGTAAAATAATTGCTGAATTGCTTTTTAACGGGtctttaaaaataactgttctaATGAACCGATTCTCGGAAATGATTCAGACTTTCCACCACTGTCAACATCTATTGAACTGCCAACACTTTCTGATATCACACGAATAATTTTGAAACGTGTGAATGAGCAATTTACCCACTACTTCTAAATTACTTCGTTAACGGTTGAAATAAACCTTGCAATTTAGGAACTGCTGTGATTCGTTTTGTGGGGTCGGAGGGTTCATCCGTCTCGTTTGCTTCGCAACAGAGGCGGGGCTCTGATGCTCTGAGTGTCCGTTCGCGCGTATCAATAAAGTTTTTTTCAATCAGTTCAGTGTGCCTTTTTGGAGAATGGGTAGCATCACTGATGGTAAGGATTTCtttgtttatgtgtatttttggTGTTTGCACGTTGCGTGGCAAATCACTGTGATTTATTATAACGGTGCTCCGGTGTATGCGTTTTTGTAAAAGAACTCAATTAAAATTGAGATCAATATGAAGAATTATAGCTAGTTAGCCATGTGATATGCTAAAACTGATGctctgttgtttgtttgtgtgtgtgtatggataacacacacacacacacagatattcaTACTTACATCTAGTTATTTAGAAGACgcgttattaaattaaataattttatacagtctgccaaacttatattttaaaaatcacatttttttttaagtttagatgTTTTACTTTCTGGGAAGATTTCTTTGATCCACGACAGTCAGCGACGGTGTTCTTGACCATTTTATGTGACTGACATGCTAGAAGATTCAAACTTTAACTATACTCCAACCAAATTTGTTGATATGATGCATTTTAGAGCTTGAGCTGTTTTATGTGGTTTGTTGTGTAGTAAGCTTCAACAGTGCTTCTTAAATGGTATCTGTGTCTGTATCCTTCCACAGATGAGGTTATTCGGAAGCGTCTTCTTATCGATGGAGATGGAGCTGGAGACGATAGGCGCATTAATGTGCTCATGAAGAGCTTTACTAAATGGTGTCATTCCAATTTCTCACCAGAGGAAGGGTAAATAAACTCTTATTATGATCGGTGATCTCTCTTATGTCTTATAATGTACCTTATTGTACTGAGAGTAGTTACCATAGCCTTATGCATAATGACTTGGTTGTCTCTGTTGCTGCAGGTTCTCACAGTATCAGAGGATGTTGACATCTTTGGCTCAGTGTGAATTCTCCATGGGGAAAACCCTGCTTGTGTATGACATGAACCTGAAAGAAATGGAGAATTATGAAGCAATCTATGTAGATATCGGTAAAACCTTTAGTTGATATGCCTGTGTGGCTATGTCAGGTATCATTACGATTTGTTGAGTTGCTCAGCCAAATATTTTGGTTTCTTCCCTTCAATATAGAGAAAAGTATAacttcagctcatgaaaaaattGCAGAGTGCAAAAAGGAGATCCAGAGAGCTAAAAGGATACGAAAAAACCGCCAAGGTACAGTAAAGCTTCTTTGGAGAAAACTGACATTCTGtcctttttattgttttctgcTCTGTTTTATCACTTATTTCTGGTGTTTTCTAATCTAATTCTCATTTGTAGAGTATGATGCCTTGGCCAGAGTTATCAAGCAACATCCAGACAGACATGAGACCTTAAAGTAGGTTTGAAATTCATGTGAAGGTCAAATCACATCTGTATTCGCATGTTCACTATGTATTAAATCTGTATatcctttattaaaaaaaatgacaatcagGATGTATATCGACCCAACAGTTGTTGAAGTATTTTTGTGATCTTATTTCTGCAGGCAGCTTGAGGCTTTAGACAAAGAGCTTCAGCAGCTTTCACACATCAAAGAGAATGTGGAGGACAAGGTAAGAGAATGAGGAATTTCTTGATGCTTTTGTAGAAATACACCAGCATATGCTTAAATATTTactctgatctttttttttttaactatgttcAGTTGGAACTTCGTAAGAAACAGTTCCATGTCCTTCTCACCACCATCCAGGAACTTCAGCAGACTTTGGAGAGTAAGTAGTTCAAAAGAATAAAGGCTAGACACCCCAGATGTACACTGATTCTAAACTGCTTTGCAGTTACCAACTATTAGTTTAAGTTCCAATCGGGTTGTAATCATTTCCTGTTTTGTGGTCTAAATTTGTGTTTGGTTATCTTTTTAGATGATGAGAAGATGGATAGTGATGATACCCAGGAGAGCTCGATGGAAAATGGAGACTAGACTAACAATTTTCCAGCTTTTCTGGAGATGTACCTATTatcctgttatttttatttcattaaatttttaaTGAACTTGTTTTCTAAATTCAGTCTCTTATTTTGATGTTGGTGATGTACAGAATTAAAGTGATTTCTTTATAAACTAAATccaagttgttttattttaacaaatgaccCCTTCTAGGTAAAGGTTTGAGATAAAGCATCTTTGAACAAATACTGTATGCGTAGTAATCATATATCGTGCCCTTTAATCCAGaggcttaattaattaattaatacttttatttagcaaggatgctttaaaatgaaaaaattgatgataaagacatttataatgttataaaagcttTCCATTTCGGATAAAtgatgttcttctgaactttctattcatcaaagaaacctgaaagctgttttcaacataataataatgttttttgaacaccaaatcagaatCATTTATGAAGCAGtctaatgatgctaaaaattcagtttgaaaacacaggaataaattacattttaaaatatattcaaatagaaaatagttattttaaatcgtaaaaatatttaacaattttactgtacattggatgaaataaatgcagggttggtgagcagaaaaaaacccataaaaaatcgtactgttcaaaaacttttgactggtagtgtacacTCGTAGCGATGAATGATAAGGCCCCTTCCGAACCTATGTCTggaactaaattaatttaaaagaaatatagcACAATCACACAAGGCGAAATATTTCACAGGAAGAAATTTGTTCGTGAGTAGCGTACATTAACCAACAGATGTCGCTGCTGCTACAATAAAGAACATGACTCACTAAAACTAAATGCCTTTTAAGTCTGGCTGTCTGTCCAAAATGTTTAAGTTATACCTATTAAAgtctacttttattattaatgacCAGGTTTAAATGCTCAGAACGAAGAAATCTCCCTCATGACAAGCGGAAGGTCAGTGTTAGCAAGTCTTGCAGGAGGACTCTGAAGTGCAGTGTCTGAGTGAGTTTGATGTTTTCAGACGTGCAGTGAGGGAACAGTGTGGACATTGGGGCTGTTTTTATGCTGTGCAGATGTACTCTACATATCTGACAGCAGATATGAAGTGACATATAGGCCAAGAGTGAAGTAAAGGAAGAGCTGCATAGCTGTCTTAATTCACAGAGCTCACACTCAAGACTGAGGGATAGTGTGAAGTCAATTTCTGCACTCATCTGCAATATCACGGTTAAGAGGCTTATCTCTATTATATGGtttattcaaaacaggtaaaGGCTACCCAATGCATGATATCTGATTTCCACTGACTAATTACAGCTGAGCTGTGTTTCTCTGAATGCACAAAGTGAGATGTAAAGAACAGTAGAGCGTTACGCTTTCTATCACATCCTATGAATAATCTAGTGGAGTCCCAGCAGTCAGCTGCAGTGCTTCTAATTGGGTTTCAGATTTAAAATGTCTACACAGCCAAATTCCCCTTGCCCTAAGGAAATGGAGATCAGCTCTCAGGAAGACTCGGAAGACACATGGGAGCCAGATGACTCAGACTCAGATTGAAAGATATAGGGAGCATTTTGTCTCTGCGAGTAAACAAAACGTTCCCAGCATACTCTCATTGTCATGTGGGATGCCTCTACTTGACGATGTTTGGCCAAGGGCTTCAGTCATAATGGGCCAATCAAAAAAGGTATGAAAACATCGATCACTTTTCCTCGTTTTACAATGCGTCAGTGTCATTCGATCAAAGGGGATCATTATTTCCTCTTGAACATACAGGCAAACAAAAAGCCAGGTTTGCCACTAGAATGACACAATGTGAAAATCTGCATTTGCATCCTGAGATAAACTACATATTCTGATAGGAATGTGTTAAAGCTGCACAACTTTTTTTCAGTCACAGTtagtttttaaa comes from the Carassius auratus strain Wakin unplaced genomic scaffold, ASM336829v1 scaf_tig00214456, whole genome shotgun sequence genome and includes:
- the LOC113092090 gene encoding THO complex subunit 7 homolog → MGSITDDEVIRKRLLIDGDGAGDDRRINVLMKSFTKWCHSNFSPEEGFSQYQRMLTSLAQCEFSMGKTLLVYDMNLKEMENYEAIYVDIEKSITSAHEKIAECKKEIQRAKRIRKNRQEYDALARVIKQHPDRHETLKQLEALDKELQQLSHIKENVEDKLELRKKQFHVLLTTIQELQQTLENDEKMDSDDTQESSMENGD